The genomic DNA TATACtcggtttcctcctcttcctcctccttttattcgtcttctctcttattcttcttcctttcatttttcttttcctcattcgtcttctttttccttcttcttcctgctccttcccttttactcggtttcctcctcttcttcctccttttatgcgTTTTCTcccattcatcttccttttctcttttttttctcattcttcttatttttcctcttcttccttctccttgtttcttccttcttccgccGTTTCCTCTTGTgtgttccttctacttctcttcctttttcttcttccttcacctcttcctcctcctcttcttccttctctcctcctcctcctcctcgttatcatcatcttcattgttATCATCGCGTTCGAATAATTTGTTTTATTTGGGATTTTCTAGTTTTTTCAATTAAATTTTTACATCAAATTTCCTTCAGTCGTAATAAATGTAAGGTAGAAATCGATTATCcagctgtcagtgtgtgtgtgtgtgtgtgtgtgtgtgtgtgtgtgtgtgtgtgtgtgagtgtgtgtgtgtgtgttatcgatggttcaacacactctctctctctctctctctctctctctctctctctctctctctctctctctctctctctctctctctctctctcagcagataTTACATTTCTTTCTAGTGTTACTAAAAATATACACCTAATATCTTCAGTTTTCATGTAAGTAACGCTTGAATATCAGTTTCCTAATAACACCAAACAGTATTACTTGAGATTGACCACAACACCatcgaggaagagaagaaacatacCATGGATCAAATATCTTACCTGAGCCTCTTACctgttgtttttgctttttacttatttttttggtttgttttcttcTGTATTCTAATATATTTAAGTACGTGTTCTCCGACGCTCCCGCCAcgcatcaacaatttccaaaaggccgaaaaggggatcAATCGCGTTTTAATGTATGTTTTTTGTAGGTTCTTGGCACGAAAGAATTATCAAACTgccggaagggtcataaaactacctctgccaatgcccgaaactcctacgaaagccttgtcaaatgtgtgtacttggccGCCGAAATTAAGAATATGGCCGTTATTAACCTCCGTCCTTCCTCTTCTATAATCTTCTATGTTATATcgtcctctttctacttctctcattgtttgttgtgtattttaacccgtccgctgcgattggcatggatttggccttccctggtagcctggtaacatatagtcccaggtctttctctgcctctgtggtggatagtggagtgtttcccatatggtactggcgtgctggatatcccctcccatggtgcaggactttacatttttcttcattgaattgtaacagccactttttgctccattccagtagcttggtgatatctgactgtaggaaatccgcattcaaggagttaaactatttccctgcacttctgtccctccatttctataatcttttatattctctcgtcctctttctccttctctctcgtcgctctcactttcattttctcttccttggcGTCTgaggtgtttgggggctgctgaACAGGCGGCTTATATGGGTTGTATTATCAGACAtctcatcgcccaagaacactaatttgacaaggctttcgtaggagttgtgggcatttccaggagtagttctatgaccctggtggtagtttgacccttcctctgtaccatgaacctgtagaaacactcactacaacccgattgacctcctctttgacctttagaaatagataatgtgagaagcgaaggtgtcttgtaataccagccctaTATAGTGTCCGTaatcctccctctctgtctgatTCACctttcaaaataataataataatagtaataataataatactagtaATGCAAAAAATGAAATCGTCTCTGAACAACACattagaaaagaacaaaaaggttATAAGCATCGAGAAAGGAAGAGCCGCGCCCCTTACCCTTAGAACTATACTTTCCTTCGTCGTcttgagacagagaaagaaatttGGAAAtgtgagaaataagaaaagaataaagaagtgagagagaattGGAAAGAGAAAAGTTAGCGGAGAGACGTGACttataggcgagagagagagagagagagagagagagagagagagagagagagagagagagagagagagagagagagagagagagagagagagagagagagagagaagagacgaaatgacatgaaaataaaacaaataagaaaaaaagaatagataagtgaaataggggaaggagagagagagagagagagagagagagagagagagagagagagagagagagagagagagagagagagagagagagagagagagagagagagagagagagagagagagagagagagagagagagagagagagagagagagagagagattattttttgATTTGAATGGAGGCGAACGTGACATTAAATCCCTCTTAAAGCTGATGTCTTGCAGCCCTGACATATACCAAATAATCGGATGGTCCTGGTTTTGCGTCTAAGTGAACTTTTTGGAGTGTGTCTGGCTGACTGATTCTGCTACAAACTGGTATTGCACGACTctctgatatctctctctctctctctctctctctctctctctctctctctctctctatcattattatcatcattattattattattattattattattattattattattattattatcattattattgttattattattcgccGTCACTGATGTATGCCATTACTAATTCATGCATTAAAAGTGTTGAATATCAGATCTCATTAGTATACGTCATCATCCACGGCCACGCATTAATATATTGGTGTACACGGGCATTAgcatagtaaacacacacacacacacacacacacacacacacacacacacacacacacacacgtctatccCACCTAAACATCTTCCTCATTATCTTTTActtacctttttatttatttttttcattttttgttatttctgtgtgtgtaacgACTAATTGCCTCATCTAATCACCTGTCCTCTCTGTTCGCAGGTGTTCGTGGACGCGGCGGAGGAGTAAGTATACCTGTGTTGTTGTTACCTTCACGTGTTGCTGTGGTCAGACGCACTCATTAAGTCAGGTCGGACGGGGCGctcgggggaaggaaggaaggaaagagaaagggaaagaagaaaagtgacaaaggaaggaaggaaggaagaaaagagaaaggggaaagaaggaaagagaaacggggaagaagggagagaaagagtgaagaaggaaagagaaacggggaagaagggagagaaagagtgaagaaggaaagagaaacggggaaggaggaaagagaaacggggaagaagggagagaaagagtgaagaaggaaagagaaacggggaagaagggagagaaagagtgaagaaggaaagagaaacgggaaagaaggaaagagaaacggggaagaagggagagaaaaagtgaagaaggaaagagaaacggggaagagggaaagagatacggagagggaaagagaaagggggaagaagggagagaaagagtgaagaaggaaagagaaacggggaagagggaaagagaaacggagaagaaggaaagaggcaaagtggatgggaaaaatgaaaaataacagagaaagggagagagagagagacagtgacgggaaagagaggaaaagacagcatgcaagagaaaggaagcatgggatgaaagggggaagaaggagagagagagagagagagagagagagagagagagagagagagagagagagagagagagagagagagagagagagagagagagagagagagagagagagagaagggagactaaTCGAAGGGGGAACCAGAGAAGGAAATTGAGACAGACAAAAACGAGAGGCAATCAAGAGGCAAAGTCATAACCAAGAGGCAGTaaccaagaggaagagaaggaggaatgccACGGAAGAGGGGTTTTCAAGGACcgttttgtgagcccggtgatagttttacacagcttctgcaccttgaacgggaaaatgcAACCATGAACACCCGGGTAATCTTCTCTCTGGGCTTGGGAAAGTCCTAACGAAAGCCCCagacgtttttttgtttttttgttttttttacatcaaaggatacggctcaagggcaacaaaaagggtaccaaaaaaaatagcccgctactcaccgctcccacaaaagtaaaaagttaaGAATAGCCatgagagaggtcaatttcgggtacggctcaagggcaacaaaaagggtaccaaaaaaaaaagcccgctactcgccgctcccacaacagtaaagagtagccgaaagagagttcaatttcgggTGCTGTGATGGGAGACGCTGCGGGAAGGTAAGGCGTTGGGATGGTCGGTGGACGCTTCGGCAACCTCGGGGCTTtgacgagggaggaagaggagaaaggaggaagaaggtacaAAGGGAGTTATTCTcaaacctctctttcggccacctcgttggattcattttaggagcagcaagtagcgggcttttttttattattgtttcctttttttgtgtgcccttgagctgtctcctttgttgtaaaaaaaaatgcttctggCTCTCGTAACAAGTATTTACAAAGGCtataaaggagattaatcgggtcctcatgagtgtttatcCCAATCGAGAAccagaagccttgtcgaactatcactagactcatcaAACTGCCCGTGGAGATACcctcaacctctacgaaagccttatcaagtgtgtgtgGGTAAGCCCCGTAAGGTTTGAGAACATGGCCTCAGATTCCCAGGTGGCATCGCCGTAACAAATGGTTCTCGTAAAATAACTTCACAGAGAGTTCAAGGACTTTCGCAGCGTTTGGAGATAGGCCTGATTATGATTATGAAGGCGAGGGTCATGTTATAGAGAGTCAGGGGCGGAACAGCAGGCAATGGTAGGTGCAAAAGTCTGGGCGGCAATGGTCGGTGCAAGAGTCTGGGTGGCAATGGTCGGTGCAAGAGTCTGGGTGGCAATGGTCGGTGCAAGAGTCTGGGTGGCAATGGTCGGTGCAAGAGTCTGGGTGGCAATGGTCGGTGCAAGAGTCTGGGCGGCAATGGTCGGTGCAAGAGTCTGGGCGGCAATGGTCGGTGCAAGAGTCTGGGCGGCAATGGTCGGTGCAAGAGTGTGGGCGGCAATGGTCGGTGCAAGAGTGTGGGTGGCAATGGTCGGTGCAAGAGTGTGGGTGGCAATGGTCGGTGCAAGAGTGTGGGCGGCAATGGTCGGTGCAAGAGTGTGGGTGGCAATGGTCGGTGCAAGAGTGTGGGCGGCAATGGTCGGTGCAAGAGTCTGGGCGGCAATGGTCGGTGCAAGAGTCTGGGCGGCAATGGTCGGTGCAAGAGTGTGGGTGGCAATGGTCGGTACAAGAGTCTGGGTGGCAATGGTCGGTGCAAGAGTCTGGGTGGCAATGGTCGGTGCAAGAGTGTGGGTGGCAATGGTCGGTGCAAGAGTCTGGGCGGCAATGGTCGGTGCAAGAGTCTGGGTGGCAATGGTCGGTGCAAGAGTGTGGGTGGCAATGGTCGATGCAAGAGTCTGGGCGGCAATGGTCGGTGCAAGAGTCTGGGCGGCAATGGTCGGTGCAAGAGTCTGGGCGGCAATGGTCGGTGCAAGAGTCTGGGCGGCAATGGTCGGTGCAAGAGTCTGGGCGGCAATGGTCGGTGCAAGAGTCTGGGCGGCAATGGTCGGTGCAAGAGTCTGGGCGGCAATGGTCGGTGCAAGAGTCTGGGCGGCAATGGTCGGTGCAAGAGTGTGGGTGGCAATGGTCGGTGCAAGAGTCTGGGCGGCAATGGTCGGTGCAAGAGTCTGGGCGGCAATGGTCGGTGCAAGAGTCTGGGCGGCAATGGTCGGTGCAAGAGTCTGGGTGGCAATGGTCGGTGCAAGAGTCTGGGCGGCAATGGTCGGTGCAAGAGTCTGGGCGGCAATGGTCGGTGCAAGAGTCTGGGCGGCAATGGTCGGTGCAAGAGTGTGGGTGGCAATGGTCGGTGCAAGAGTCTGGGCGGCAATGGTCGGTGCAAGAGTCTGGGCGGCAATGGTCGGTGCAAGAGTCTGGGCGGCAATGGTCGGTGCAAGAGTCTGGGCGGCAATGGTCGGTGCAAGAGTCTGGGCGGCAATGGTCGGTGCAAGAGTCTGGGCGGCAATGGTCGGTGCAAGAGTCTGGGCGGCAATGGTCGGTGCAAGAGTCTGGGCGGCAATGGTCGGTGCAAGAGTCTGGGCGGCAATGGTCGGTGCAAGAGTCTGGGTGGCAATGGTCGGTGCAAGAGTCTGGGCGGCAATGGTCGGTGCAAGAGTCTGGGCGGCAATGGTCGGTGCAAGAGTCTGGGCGGCAATGGTCGGTGCAAGAGTCTGGGCGGCAATGGTCGGTGCAAGAGTCTGGGTGGCAATGGTCGGTACAAGAGTCTGGGCGGCAATGGTCGGTACAAGAGTCTGGGCGGCAATGGTCGGTACAAGAGTCTGGGCGGCAATGGTCGGTACAAGAGTCTGGGCGGCAATGGTCGGTGTAAGAGTCTGGGCGGCAATGGTCGGTGTAAGAGTCTGGGCCAGTGAGTCCCATCCAGCTTCAGTTCGTTACCCATTAGCCATGTTCAAGTCTGTGTTGCCCTCCTCATTAAGTGTAATTATCATTATGTCACGGCAGCCATTATGAATaagattcgcctgcgccacttacAGGCTGGGCcatccaagagacccctcaaaaATGCCTACAGGCGCTGAAGGCAGCACCTGAATAAAACAAAATTGCTACATATCTTGTTTAGAAAAGTCGATAGGCAAGAATTATAAGAAACAATACTCTCAGGATATTGTAAGCGATCGCTGAAAGTATTGGAGTATATAGCAACTATGTGCGTCAGATTACTATATGTAGCCTAATTATatagcacttttttttattaatctacAGTCTTAAGTATTGTAGCACCATTCCTTATAAGaggaactgcaataacacagtgaaaatatccgtaatgaacacAACTGAGTACCGGGGCACTCAGTTgtgttcattacggatatttttactgtgttattgcagtttctctaatgtttacatacaccgtatgtgccataaggggttgattaaaagcgtttccgacagtcacgagtgtgagcggggtcaccttcaccttcatgtccacagtgcggggcgggAGCGTCAGGTATAGGACGCGGCAGTGGCTTCTGGCGAGGTAATCTTTTAGCTCATCGGCGGCGTAGTTGGTATGCTGCCATGACTTCCACTCGGAAGGCTCGggtcgatccccggcactcagtggtgttcattacagcACCATTCCTATATGAGGGCCGCGGTGGGGTCAAGGCGGGCAGCACCTGTGGCCAGCCCTGCCATGTCACCTAAACCCGCGATGTCTAACTTCTGTGATATAAGTAAAAGGCATCACAAAT from Eriocheir sinensis breed Jianghai 21 chromosome 20, ASM2467909v1, whole genome shotgun sequence includes the following:
- the LOC127001065 gene encoding uncharacterized PE-PGRS family protein PE_PGRS54-like, which gives rise to MASDSQRVRGGTAGNGRCKSLGGNGRCKSLGGNGRCKSLGGNGRCKSLGGNGRCKSLGGNGRCKSLGGNGRCKSLGGNGRCKSLGGNGRCKSVGGNGRCKSVGGNGRCKSVGGNGRCKSVGGNGRCKSVGGNGRCKSVGGNGRCKSLGGNGRCKSLGGNGRCKSVGGNGRYKSLGGNGRCKSLGGNGRCKSVGGNGRCKSLGGNGRCKSLGGNGRCKSVGGNGRCKSLGGNGRCKSLGGNGRCKSLGGNGRCKSLGGNGRCKSLGGNGRCKSLGGNGRCKSLGGNGRCKSLGGNGRCKSVGGNGRCKSLGGNGRCKSLGGNGRCKSLGGNGRCKSLGGNGRCKSLGGNGRCKSLGGNGRCKSLGGNGRCKSVGGNGRCKSLGGNGRCKSLGGNGRCKSLGGNGRCKSLGGNGRCKSLGGNGRCKSLGGNGRCKSLGGNGRCKSLGGNGRCKSLGGNGRCKSLGGNGRCKSLGGNGRCKSLGGNGRCKSLGGNGRCKSLGGNGRCKSLGGNGRYKSLGGNGRYKSLGGNGRYKSLGGNGRYKSLGGNGRCKSLGGNGRCKSLGQ